GTCTATGGCAAGGTGCTGTGCTGCGAGCACCCTTGGAGGACTCACCTATGTGAGTGTGACTGTGTGGCCGCAGTCTATGGGGATAAGGGTTTAACCCCTAGAGCACTCATGAAACTGAGATATTGGTGCATAAGGCTAGAAAAAGCACCACCTATGATGAACCCAGTATTTGCATTTGTCATGGGTGAAGTATATAGAAATCTGAACCAAAGGATTTGGTTCAAAGCTTTTTAGCTACCACTATACCTTTCAGATGAAAATATACTTTCACTAGATAAAGGTTCAAAGCCGCAAGCTACCTTTATTGAAGTCGTGATATAAACAAGCCCGAtttgactattttttatttttgaaaacattttaatcaggtgggggaatgttagatttttattaaataatgattaaaagttttcatacttaaaatatatatattatatatatatgttaataaGGGAGTTTGGCTTGGTGGTTGGTGTGTTGTTTGGGTGGGGATGAGATAACAGGTTCGATTCCCATTCCctcctttttatttctattacgtAAAGCTTGGTTTTCTTGTGCTCGTTGGGATGTTCCCTCCttgtccgagccgagctcggttcTCTTGTGCTCGTTGggcctgtgcttgtccgagccgaggttctctgcagccgagctgggcatgtgcttgtccgagccgaggttctctgcagccgaccttgtccgagccgaggttctctgcagccgagctgtgcttgtgcttgtccgagcgaaggttctttgcgcatgtgcttgtgctcgctgggccctgcccctgctcgtccgagattctgtgtgcctgtgctcgtccgacccACCTCAACTGAAGCGTGAAGAGCCGAGGCCGAGGTCGGACCACAGGTGTGATgagcccagaggagccgaggtcggacaacGGGTACGATGAGCCAAGAGGTGCGTGGGCCGTGCCTCGCACCCATAGCACGAggagccacgtcgcttcctcGTTAGCACCTCTTCGCAACCAACCTCGCATCCGCTAGCCATACTCCCagtgttttttcaaactttcttaccggttttgaccgttggatcggttttgggtcgcgtctgtcccgaagaagtctataaatagacctcttcggattagacaggacatatataaaattgaaaacagagaacttctattctcccggttttgctgtttttctttcaatcaacgggcttgctgcatactgattctgggttcgaaagcttctttgatccgtgcaaatcattggggcagaaggaacagtgcgagaggctgctgtatctcaggagtagaacgccatccaagcctagtgcactgtaaggcggcgaaatctacttcaaggaaagtgaccaacataccacgcctcagcatctcgggttccatttttccactttctctatttattttctgtaagcctatttctgcctattatttgttgaagtagagtattatagatttaaaattttctgggacAGTATATTCCCAACAATATCAATTGAGGATAAACTGAGAGAAGGACTACCTAGATGATTTAGACATAGAAAATGTAGGCCGAGAGATATACCTATATAAAGAAGTAATTTTGTACATgcagaaggaacaaagagaggTAGAGGTAGTCAGAAAATTACATGGGATCAAATAGTAAGAAAGATCTTGATATCTCAGTCCTTTAAAAAATATGGTATCAAACTGAATGGAACAAAGGAAAATAATTCATATAGCCAATGCCAACTAGTTTGGGATTGAGGCTTATTGAGTTGAGTTTTAAAATCAACCAAATCAATTCACGCTGTTAATGTGTGCACGCACACGCATATAATGCAAAATTAGAAAACTCAGTAGTGTTTGGCCCCAAATTCTGGAGATATATAATTAATAACCCTTCCAATGAGTATCCGTTTATCAAAATATCAATGATGATGAATCTCAGAGGCATTTGTTAAATGCGTCCGGTAGATAATGAATCGATAATATTAAAATgtaatacatttttttaatCGATAATTATTCACAATTTTAACAATGTAATACGTTTCATAATGGACAATTTTAACGATGCAATATATATATTGGAATTGAGTGAAAATCAAGGTAAGCACTTAGTAGATAAATTTCTCAAACTATATTGCCTACAACGGAGGGCGGTAGGGGACCAATTTTGAGTTTGAAAACTTCCGAAGTATTAGATGCAAGTGACCTAGATTTCATGCTGTCCTTATCTTGATTTTGGCCAGGCTTTCTCTCATCTTAGttatcaaaaaaattattttatttttacttgATAGACGGGTAATGGAGCTTCAAAGCACTTATTTTTCGATTTACAAGCAATTTTAGGTATTGTAAATAATGATTAATGGTGTGGACTTTCATTTTGGAAGCACTACATTTGTATGTCTGATAACAGTTAAGGAGGAGGGGGAAGAAAATAATTACTTAGTTTAATATATTTACTTAGTTTTCAACCTTGGGGAGATCAACAAGAGGAGGGGGAAGGGATGTATAATGGCACAATCACTTGTATAGGAGGACCGGCTGGTTCAAGAATTTCGCATACAAGCACCAAATGTGGAATTTGCATTGTTGAATCCCACAACCAAGTGTTgtgggaaagaagaaaagatgaaagGAAGATAAGTTAAACTAACCGTTATTAAGATATAATTGTAAAATAATTTTGCTGAGACAAAATTTATATCTCCTTCATCGTAGAGGCTGGTCTATGTCTAGATCGGCAAGATGTCACCTCAAAAATGGGTAGCTGTTGTCCATCATATTGTCATACCAAACGCAGTTGGCATACCAAACATGCGAGTTGAAAGATTAGCAACAATCATCCATTTTCAAGATAGACGATGTGTCTTTTATCCAAACATGCACCAGCCTCTATAATACATGTTCCTGGCTGACTTAGGGCAAGGAACAAAGGGTGCACCAATGTGGGAAGTGATAGCCAAAAATTTATAGTAAAAGAAATTCAAAGTTCTTTACTAGGGCTAGATAATGACACTGCATGCTACCTTGAATTATTATTCCTTCCCGAACTAAGAAAGAAGAAGTCACATTGTACCATACACTTTGGTCTCTCTTGCCTTCCCATTATCGTATAAACTCAAACACATGCAACTTCCTAACCGACACAAAATAGGCATCAACTTCTACGTAGCTACTTTTAGTTTTCATTTGTATTTTCGCTATCTTCACTCCATAATCAAAATTTGTTCCCAATCAAAATTTTAGTACAAAATTAAGCTCATTTTCCTAAGTAATTGATAGAATCATAATCTAATTGCGCAAATCCATAGCCCGGAAGTGTTGTAATCAACGAATAATGAGGTTTTAGAATTTACTTCATAAGAAGATACTAATAGGACTGCGGCTTTAGGGGGGGGGGTCTCCATACACATAATACTCTCTAAGATGGAGGGATCACCGAGGTGATTTTAGATCATCGGTGATTCTTATCTCAGAATAATATGATCCTTGATGATTTAAGATTACCATATTGGGTATGCTATGTTCTAGTGATTAAGGATTCTTAGTTATTCACGAGTAACTAATTATTTGGTATTTCATGAAAATTTAAGATCACTCACCATATAATACCAAATTATCCATGATATATTccataaaattatatttattaatcatataaaatatattataaaaaatattaatatatttatttacaaattagttattaatatattttgtaAAAAGGTGTTTATTGGTTCTTTATACTATTAATCCTATAAAGATATAttaattgttattatagaattaatattttatttgtacttataatatattatttctttaatattaataattattttaattaggaaaacaaggtaaatagaaataatatattaaacactttcattatataaatataaagcaCAATAATGTATTTCTACTCTACtttaaaattatcattgaatAGTACTATgacaataatatgattaatagtatattataatataatatcttaTAAATATaacttattttaatatattataatattatatataatattgatataatatattaactGTATATTGACATACCATTTTTTTTGTTGGGCTGAGGGGCATTTTCGTTGGATTGAGCGGCATTTTTGACCTCAAATTTCAACTTCAAGGACGAGCATCCTATCATTGGGTTGGGCGGTGATTTAAGAGacgggggtaatttaggatcaCTACCATGTAAGATTGccatagtataaccaaatacggtgatctcatcacctctACCTATATCGTCCTTAATCTTAGGACATCACCCCAAAACCGAATGCCCCCTAAAGGATAATTGACATCGCCTGCTGCTTTCAAAATCAATAATAAGCCATCCAAATTCAAGATCCAAAACATAGAAATAATTTACACTATAAAAATATCTCGAAACAAAATTAATGTATTTTGGTAGTCTCTAATCTAATTATCAAATGGGTAAAAAAATGATaggtaaaattttattttgtattttgaacCAACAATGGTGTATGTTGAAGACCAAATTTTGCAACTGAAACTAAGCCAAACCAAACCAATATAGCTATTATTTCAAACACTGAGATTTTATTTGAGGATAAACCTCCTCATGTTCTTACATAATGAAAGATGCACAATCTTCATAGAACATGGGCCATGGGGAGCTTCCACTAGGCAGAAAGTAGAGATACACAATACATCCTTCAGAGCAACCATATTCGGTTAGCTTGCACTGATCATTATTCATCAGGCAACCATTTTGTTGGATAAGCAAAAACCTATTTTCTTCAAATGTCTCTTTGCTTGCAACCTCCCACTTCAAACCTCCAACAGTTTCCTCATCTCGAACCTCTATATAGAAAAACCTACCAGAGCGTATCTCTATTCCCAACCTCATTTTACCTTATTATGTTTTTTGACTCTATCAACCTTTTTATAGGAGCCCATTCTTAGTATATCTATTCATTATGAAGCGTGGCGATCACGCTTTGGACCATATCACTAGCATATCaatttagatttgaatagaggTTTATATTAGGAATGTTATTAATTAGATGTCTAAATCAtgccaaattattttataatagtGTTTGGGATGTAGTTCTTCGATTTGAATTCCCATATATCTGATTGGCTAACCAACATAGGATGAACCAaagcatgctaactaaggactTATAAACCCTTAATTTCTTCACATCAAAGGAAGATGTGTTGTCCTCATAACGGTAACCATTAAGAGGTCCTTTTTGCGGGAAGTAactttcaaatttatttatttaattaaaatattgtgattaatttgaacacttaagagGAAGTTGTTTATATGAAAAACTGCGTATAACTACTATTCCGAGGAAGTTATTGCTAGAATTAACCATCCACACTATTATAAGATGAGAAAGAAGTTTTTGTTCGAGCTCTCTATATATTCCCATGCACATTTGATATTGACAATTACATGGATAAAGTTTCTAAGCCACTCATCTTTCTTCCCCTTCCCTCTAGAATGAAGGTTTAAACTAGTCTagattttgttttgattttctcAATCGTTTTCTCAATCATTTTCTATTAGTTTTTTCACTTGCTATATTGCATGAAGGTTGGGTGAACTTGGACCGTATATATGCAAGTCTATCCATTTCCTTTGTCTTGATGTAGTTTCTTTCTTTGGTACCTTCTAAAATTTTCAATATAATCACAACAAATTGCGAAGTCCCTCTAATTGAGGCAAAAATGAAACCATCTCTATGATTGACCTCTCCATGGACCATGATCAACcaatattttttgaaagttcGAATATTTGTTAGGGCATTTTCCATGAGATCAAGGGATGAGTTTAGCATTTTAACTATGAACAAACTTCAAGATATTACTCAGCATCTACATGAAATATGTCCCCATAAATGTCTTAATAATAAGAtatttttttcatgatttttatgTTAGAATTTTATCCGCTGATATTCTCCAAAAATAATGTGAACAATTATGGCTAAAGTTTCGAGATTATAGAATCTTGCTTTTAGCTAGCACATAGTTATACTCTCAAATCTCAAAACTCGAGGAGGCATCTTTATTTGAAGGGTCGATAAAATATGTTGTCTATGTAGTCGTAGGTGTTGTTTGGCATcacttttatttattctatatccaaaaataaaaaaataaaaattatatttctatttttctctaatttgtaaaaatatatattatttggtgtaatcaatttttttttttaaaatatgggtGATAATGGGTACAGTGGTAGTTGTAGCAAAAGCAGTGGAGATGGtgattgtaacaacccaggacctcacccaaaatggctagccggaaggtattgtttgggttccttgatcctgtataagtacccaagatctacccagcgaataaccgatgtgggactaaacacacgctcgcacgggtcctcacatactccccccgttcaagccctgacgtcctcgtcaggctaagggttcaaatccattcaaatctaatcacaaataccacgatcagtccgtggtcaaccctaatggatccgtgctgcagtgtcccctagtccacataagttatgggccgggtccgctttgataccatttgtaacaatccaggatctcacccaaaatggctagccggaaggtattatttgggtttcttgatcctgtataagtacccaagatctatccagcgaataaccgatgtgggactaaatacacgcccgcatATGTCCTCACATACTACCCCGTTCAAGTCCTGACATCCTCGTCAAGCTAAGGGTTCACAAAACCACCAACACAGCCCTAAACCTAGTAAATGAAGCGCAAGGGAAGGAGATTTTCTTTCAATCTAACTACAAAATTTAGCATGTTTGAGCTCTTGAACCGAGAAAATTTCAGTTTCagctattatttaaaattaaaaaataaaaaattaagctGCTTTTATGTAGTCAAAGGATATAAGCAAGTGTTGTCGAGCTCCAGCTGGTAAACGTATATGAGAACTAATATAACTCTTGGAAAGACGAAAACAAAACATTTTTATATAGTCTCAGATTAGGGGCCTTCCCAACCTCCCATTCTTATGCCAACGGATCCTTAAAAGAATTTTTCTTAAACTAACACATCTTTTCAACTCCATATCGATCAGAGAACAAAACAACTCCCctcaaacaaaacaaagaaagaaaactagCTACCGGCGCCTGCCCTCCGGCGTCTGCGGTGCCGGGCTCCGACCGTCGACCAGCAGCGGCGACGCTCGGCTCCACTCGCGCGACCGGTCCAACATTTCCGCCATCGCCTGCGTCCGGAATGTGACGGCCGTCGGCGCCGATGACAGCATCGTCGTTTGCCCCCTCAGCGCTGCTCTCTGCCACGAGTGCGAGCTCATCCCCGATAGCATGTAGGCCCTGCCGGACTCCTCGTAAGCTCGCCGGTTCGCCATTCTGTCCCTAATCTCTTTTAGCTCTTTGTCCAGCCATGCGCATAGCTCATTGCCCGCCTGAGCCGACGACGAGGCCACGAGCGCCGCCCTTCGTGCGTCGAGCACCGCCTTCGCCCCTTCCAGGTCCCCGCCGTCGGCCTTCGCCTGAGCCTCCGCAATGCTCTCGGCCACCAGAATCCGGTTCCGCTGCCCGTCGACGATCAAGTTCGCGCTCTCATCCTCCGGCGAAAGGCTAGCGGGCCGGCGGACTGTagttctctcctcctccacatGGATGACTTCTTGGGTAACGGGATCGGTGTAAGAGCAGTAAACGCTTTACAAGCGGCGTCCAAGGATCTTTTTGCTCTTCTTTGATGGGAACCGTGACGTCGAGAAGGAAGTACTTCTCCTCTTCGGCGTACAAGTCGCCGACGCTGATGACCGCCGTCAGGCGATGGTCGGAGATGCTCGATGAGTAGTTCCCGGTGGCGACCGAGGTGAGGTAGACACCCGGTGAGGCCGAGCATATGTTCATCTGCACGCGCTGGGCAACGACGCTGAGCAGGCCGGCGAGGCAAGCGGCAAACGCGTCCGAGAccgcctcctccttctccacgaaGGAGAAGGTCCCGCAGGTGGCCTCCGCCACGGCATGCATGATGCCCGGGTCGTGGTCCGCGCCGAAACCGAAGGTATGGATCGGCCCGATGCTATGGGCAGTGGGGGGCAGGCGGTGGAGGAAGGCTCTGGTCCGGGAAGAGCCGTGCAGACCGGCGAGGGAGGAGCGATCCATGGTATCGATGCCATCGGAAAGGAGGATGATGCTCGTCACGGGGTTGCGGAAACGGCGCTCCTCTAGGATGCGAATGCCGACGGAGAGGCCGCCGGCAATGTCTGTCCCGCCACAGGCGACAAGGGAGTTGATAGCGTTGGCCGCCTCTGCCCGTCCCGCGTCGGACATGAGGCGGAGGCCGAGCACGCGATTGGTAGTGTTGGAGAAGGCGACGATCGCAAGGCGGTCGGCGGGGGTGAGGCTTCGGATTATGAAGCCGACGGCATGCTTGACGAGTGCGAGCTTGCGGCCCTCCATGCTGTGGCTGACATCGAG
This is a stretch of genomic DNA from Phoenix dactylifera cultivar Barhee BC4 chromosome 9, palm_55x_up_171113_PBpolish2nd_filt_p, whole genome shotgun sequence. It encodes these proteins:
- the LOC103722371 gene encoding E3 ubiquitin-protein ligase WAV3; its protein translation is MGKAWKKVNTSWNQLSSSPLREPPRLRRRRTPPHPSLSPTSPTAAVAIETLPEFPAIAAASSPSSFTVLIKARAPPLPTHDGRAALDLVAVLDVSHSMEGRKLALVKHAVGFIIRSLTPADRLAIVAFSNTTNRVLGLRLMSDAGRAEAANAINSLVACGGTDIAGGLSVGIRILEERRFRNPVTSIILLSDGIDTMDRSSLAGLHGSSRTRAFLHRLPPTAHSIGPIHTFGFGADHDPGIMHAVAEATCGTFSFVEKEEAVSDAFAACLAGLLSVVAQRVQMNICSASPGVYLTSVATGNYSSSISDHRLTAVISVGDLYAEEEKYFLLDVTVPIKEEQKDPWTPLEERTTVRRPASLSPEDESANLIVDGQRNRILVAESIAEAQAKADGGDLEGAKAVLDARRAALVASSSAQAGNELCAWLDKELKEIRDRMANRRAYEESGRAYMLSGMSSHSWQRAALRGQTTMLSSAPTAVTFRTQAMAEMLDRSREWSRASPLLVDGRSPAPQTPEGRRR